From Manduca sexta isolate Smith_Timp_Sample1 unplaced genomic scaffold, JHU_Msex_v1.0 HiC_scaffold_2009, whole genome shotgun sequence, the proteins below share one genomic window:
- the LOC115439810 gene encoding LOW QUALITY PROTEIN: ATP-dependent zinc metalloprotease YME1L (The sequence of the model RefSeq protein was modified relative to this genomic sequence to represent the inferred CDS: deleted 2 bases in 2 codons): MFSLNSINTQNQILVSFSQISSRYSSVFKQRRQNDVKNKNVSGKESSSAAYDVTICRESFQECLKNLDKNALAEMRSVDVRSVVSLAGLSRRPLSQLGGLSSCRKISYVSSDSFEKNKNGWSEQPTMTVDLRGKNTRFSLSDNFLGALSRSLQQKTFNYNIQVRGFKTERSVHVDLKRNPNLINRLRKFFGLNTAETPDKQSVNLGPDVAPRLEKLLSDDASHLTHQQKDKIKIAFAEGYLAGSHPDNLRDKKPYKYLRLLQQLLTIVLFLAIFVSLMASVSGTVFRIQLGNQVEVDPEDISVTFDDVKGADEAKQELQDVVEFLKNPEKFSSLGGKLPKGVLLVGPPGTGKTLLARAVAGEARVPFFHAAGPEFDEVLVGQGARRVRDLFKAAKERAPCVIFIDEIDSVGAKRTNSVLHPYANQTINQLLSEMDGFHQNEGVIVLGATNRRDDLDQALLRPGRFDVEVSVPTPDYWGRREILQLYLARVRAALDVDADALARHTTGFTGADLENMVNQAALRAAIDGAKTVTMKYLEDARDKVLMGPERRSRLPDEEANTITAYHEGGHAIVAYYTKDAHPLHKVTIIPRGSSLGHTAYIPAKERYHVTKQQLLAMMDTMMGGRAAEELIFGPEKITSGASSDLKQATSIACHMVREWGMSEKVGLRAVEPPRSSLAQQEQLGPCTSELMDGEIKRLLSDSYERAKTILRTHAKEHRALADALLKYETLDADDIKAIMNGDKLKLERTRTSKEPAGQGAGQGAGQGAPASAPLLPPRPAPA; encoded by the exons ATGTTCTCATTGAATTCTATAAACACTCAAAATCAG ATTTTAGTTAGTTTTAGTCAAATATCGAGCCGCTACTCGAGTGTATTCAAACAAAGAAGGCAGaatgatgttaaaaataaaaatgtgagtGGTAAAGAGAGTTCCAGCGCGGCATACGATGTGACGATCTGCCGTGAAAGTTTCCAAGAGTGTTTGAagaatttagataaaaatgcTTTAGCAGAAATGCGTTCGGTGGACGTCCGGTCGGTTGTTTCGTTGGCCGGTCTGTCCAGAAGGCCTCTCAGTCAATTGGGCGGCTTGTCTTCATGTAGGAAAATATCATACGTGTCTTCCGACTCTTTCGAGAAGAACAAGAATGGTTGGTCGGAACAGCCGACGATGACTGTCGACCTGCGCGGAAAGAACACCAG ATTCAGCTTATCAGACAACTTCCTAGGTGCCCTGTCACGCAGCTTGCAGCAAAAAACATTCAACTATAACATACAAGTCCGAGGGTTCAAAACAGAACGAAGTGTCCATGTAGACCTC AAACGAAATCCAAACCTTATA AACAGACTACGTAAGTTCTTCG GGCTGAACACAGCAGAGACTCCAGATAAACAGTCAGTAAATCTAGGGCCAGATGTTGCGCCGCGGCTAGAAAAATTGCTGAGCGATGACGCTTCGCATCTCACGCATCAGCAGAAGGATAAGATCAAGATTGCGTTTGCTGAGGGTTATTTGGCAG GCTCGCACCCAGACAACTTGCGCGACAAGAAGCCATATAAGTACCTGAGGCTACTGCAGCAGTTGCTGACCATTGTCCTATTCCTCGCCATCTTCGTGAGCCTAATGGCCTCAGTCAGCGGCACAGTTTTCCG GATCCAGCTCGGTAATCAAGTGGAGGTGGATCCGGAGGATATTTCTGTGACTTTCGACGATGTCAAGGGTGCCGATGAAGCCAAGCAGGAGCTTCAGGATGTC GTGGAGTTCCTAAAGAACCCTGAGAAGTTTTCGTCACTGGGCGGCAAGTTGCCCAAAGGAGTGCTGCTGGTGGGTCCGCCGGGCACGGGCAAGACGCTGCTGGCGCGCGCGGTGGCGGGCGAGGCGCGCGTGCCGTTCTTCCACGCCGCCGGGCCCGAGTTCGACGAGGTGCTCGTCGGCCAGGGCGCGCGCCGCGTGCGGGACCTATTCA AAGCGGCTAAAGAACGGGCCCCGTGCGTGATCTTCATCGACGAGATAGACTCAGTCGGCGCCAAGAGAACCAACAGCGTATTACATCCTTACGCGAATCag ACAATAAACCAGCTGCTATCGGAGATGGATGGTTTCCATCAGAACGAGGGTGTGATCGTGTTGGGCGCCACCAACCGCCGCGATGACCTCGACCAGGCCTTGCTGCGACCAGGCCGGTTTGATGTCGAG GTGTCGGTGCCGACGCCGGACTACTGGGGCCGGCGCGAGATCCTGCAGCTGTACCTGGCGCGCGTGCGCGCGGCGCTGGACGTGGACGCGGACGCGCTCGCGCGACACACCACCGGCTTCACCGGCGCCGACCTCGAGAACATGGTCAACCAGGCCGCGCTCAG aGCGGCAATAGACGGCGCTAAAACGGTAACAATGAAGTACCTGGAAGACGCGCGGGACAAGGTGCTGATGGGTCCGGAGCGGAGGTCGCGCTTGCCCGACGAAGAGGCCAATACCATCACCGCTTACCACGAAGGAGGGCATGCGATCGTCGCCTATTACACTAAG gaCGCCCATCCACTACACAAAGTGACAATTATCCCACGCGGCTCATCATTGGGACACACAGCTTACATACCAGCCAAAGAAAG ATACCATGTGACGAAACAGCAACTCCTGGCCATGATGGATACGATGATGGGCGGGCGCGCAGCCGAGGAACTCATCTTCGGCCCTGAAAAGATCACGTCAG GTGCGTCTTCGGACCTGAAGCAGGCGACGTCGATCGCGTGCCACATGGTGCGCGAGTGGGGCATGAGCGAGAAAGTGGGGCTCCGCGCCGTCGAGCCGCCGCGCAGCAGCCTCGCGCAGCAGGAACAGTTAGGACCCTGCACCAGCGAGCTG ATGGATGGTGAGATCAAGAGGCTGCTGTCGGACAGCTACGAACGTGCCAAGACTATCCTGCGCACACATGCTAAAGAACATCGCGCGCTCGCTGACGCTTTACTCAA GTACGAGACACTGGATGCGGATGACATCAAGGCCATAATGAATGGGGACAAGTTAAAGCTAGAGCGCACGCGTACGAGCAAGGAGCCCGCGGGGCAGGGCGCGGGGCAAGGCGCCGGGCAGGGAGCGCCCGCGTCCGCGCCGCTGCTGCCGCCCCGGCCCGCGCCCGCCTAG